Proteins from one Bactrocera neohumeralis isolate Rockhampton chromosome 3, APGP_CSIRO_Bneo_wtdbg2-racon-allhic-juicebox.fasta_v2, whole genome shotgun sequence genomic window:
- the LOC126754055 gene encoding probable phosphorylase b kinase regulatory subunit beta isoform X1: MRELPKTLSITVTTPGSTVPSGAPSSAGRQASLEDIHLDQFLKTSNYEDTVKQLDIYYGIVKRQLLRYQSPITGLFPVMSTDHEVGSVRDSVYCAAAVWSLYQAYRRIDDDRGKSYELGQSTVKCMRGILECWVKQAGRVEVFKTRQSNQHALHSKFHLHTGEEIYADDAYNHLQIDLVSLYLIFLVQMITSGLQIIYTQDEVAFVQNLVYYVERAYRTPDFGMWERGSKYNNGTPEIHASSIGMAKSALEAINGCNLFGEKGASWSVVYVDIDAHNRNRSIFETMLPRESSSKGVDASLLLTLSFPAFASHEERLVEQTKHNVITRLRGKRGFKRFSRDGFLSKLEEKNKRYYHNGELKDFEGHECEWPLFYIEMIIDGVFKSNSEQIEEYQNELRNCLHTDVNGDPVVTMYYAPDGDGSYVRSPSQSLFLWGQSMFIIAQLLTAGLLHINELDPIRRYLPSYNRPRRGGRYSAFQGKATDDKHAAKPGTTPRVPLILDIKEGTATDLVVQIVLIAESQRLQAMMATYGIQTQTPHEVEPVQIWSSTELIKVYQHLGVNNKVGLTGRPGRPVGSLGTSKVYRICGMTVLCYPLIFEVSDFYLYRDMALLIDDIKTELQFVGKYWRLSGRPTVCLLIREEHMRDPQFKEMLNLLAMLKKGYCDGMKVRIGRLQNLISSSCIEHLDFMNQTNLPDNENAFVQINHEYIGYQSLTDVPKAQSYVEQKISLDHFKNRPTPEIIETMRNTESVYCLCQLWGILLEREGPNFEVNGLSVNQALTQLYHRSGSLRYWRAVRYCSSLLHHIVDSISPFITTVLVNGKELTVGVIGQKETNFDKPMTPAEIQNVMYTTVQPYNVIQAVLQQEVVLYCGRLIATNPSMFRGILKIRVGWVLEAMRLYLQMSGQESIDLENLSPFQVRILLQKVLTVSEWAAEEKLTTLQRRQLEGCLCRVPKHFYNKIWEILQRTQGITTQGHLLPSAPTLVNMSRGEITFSLLVEETLMCIDCPERRQITVELLCIIATILNRNPELHFKQALDIDDIISEAFGMYCKDNNIERQNDNNMRPFYALIYTETTGYLARAAVNKVLQGGALSTLDEFSNGTDQLRYETCHVS, encoded by the exons ATGCGTGAACTACCAAAAAC ACTCAGCATTACGGTGACCACACCAGGTAGTACAGTGCCATCGGGAGCGCCATCCTCCGCTGGTAGGCAAGCTAGCCTTGAAGATATACATTTAGATCAGTTCCTCAAAACATCTAACTATGAAGATACAGTGAAACAATTAGACATATACTATGGCATCG TCAAACGACAATTACTGCGCTATCAAAGCCCCATAACAGGTCTATTTCCGGTTATGAGTACAGATCATGAAGTGGGCTCCGTACGTGATAGTGTTTACTGTGCAGCAGCTGTGTGGAGTTTATATCAAGCTTATCGTCGTATTGATGATGACCGCGGCAAATCCTACGAATTGGGTCAATCGACCGTAAAGTGCATGCGCGGAATTCTAGAGTGTTGGGTGAAACAGGCTGGTCGTGTGGAAGTTTTCAAAACGCGTCAATCCAATCAACATGCTTTGCATAGTAAATTTCATTTGCATACTGGTGAAGAAATTTACGCCGACGATGCCTACAATCATTTGCAAATCGATTTAGTGTCcctgtatttaatatttttagtgcaAATGATCACATCTGGTTTGCAAATCATTTACACGCAG GATGAAGTTGCTTTTGTGCAGAACTTGGTTTATTATGTTGAGCGTGCCTATCGCACACCCGATTTCGGCATGTGGGAGCGTGGTTCCAAGTACAATAATGGCACGCCAGAAATACATGCTTCATCTATTG GCATGGCTAAATCCGCTTTGGAAGCAATTAACGGTTGCAATCTGTTTGGTGAGAAGGGCGCCTCGTGGAGCGTCGTTTATGTAGACATTGATGCGCACAATCGCAATCGCAGTATTTTTGAGACAATGCTGCCGAGAGAATCCAGCTCTAag GGTGTGGACGCCTCATTGTTATTGACATTATCATTTCCCGCCTTTGCTTCGCACGAGGAACGCTTAGTAGAGCAAACGAAGCATAATGTCATTACGCGTTTGCGTGGCAAACGTGGCTTCAAACGCTTCAGTCGTGATGGTTTTCTTAGCAaacttgaagaaaaaaataaacg ctaCTATCACAACGGCGAACTGAAAGACTTCGAAGGTCACGAATGTGAATGGCCGCTGTTTTATATTGAAATGATCATTGATGGCGTCTTCAAGAGCAACTCGGAGCAAATTGAAGAATATCAAAATGAATTGCGCAATTGCTTGCACACCGATGTCAATGGTGATCCCGTGGTCACTATGTATTATGCGCCAGATGGTGACGGTTCCTACGTGCGCTCACCCTCGCAATCACTTTTCCTTTGGGGACAATCCATGTTTATCATTGCGCAACTACTAACCGCTGGTCTACTACACATCAATGAATTGGATCCAATCCGCCGTTACCTGCCGAGCTACAATCGCCCACGACGCGGTGGTCGTTACTCAGCATTTCAG GGAAAAGCCACCGATGACAAACATGCC GCCAAACCGGGCACT ACACCGCGTGTACCATTAATACTGGATATCAAAGAG GGCACCGCCACGGATTTGGTCGTGCAGATTGTCTTGATTGCGGAATCGCAACGCTTGCAGGCAATGATGGCCACATATGGCATACAAACGCAAACACCGCACGAG GTTGAACCCGTGCAAATTTGGTCTTCCACCGAACTGATCAAAGTCTATCAACATTTAGGCGTAAATAATAAAGTTGGCCTAACCGGTCGCCCGGGCCGTCCTGTCGGCTCATTAGGCACGAGTAAAGTATATCGTATCTGCGGCATGACAGTACTTTGTTATCCACTCATTTTTGAAGTGTCCGATTTCTATTTGTATCGTGACATGGCGCTACTGATTGACGATATTAAAACCGAGTTGCAGTTCGTGGGCAAATACTGGCGTCTCTCTGGACGTCCGACAGTGTGTCTGCTGATACGCGAGGAGCATATGCGTGATCCGCAATTCAAAGAAATGCTCAACTTGCTGGCTATGTTGAAGAAGGGCTACTGTGATGGCATGAAGGTGCGCATTGGGCGTCTGCAGAACTTGATAAGCAGCTCATGCATTG aacATCTTGACTTTATGAACCAAACCAATTTGCCGGACAATGAAAACGCCTTTGTGCAGATTAATCATGAGTACATCGGCTATCAGTCGTTGACCGACGTGCCGAAAGCGCAGTCCTATGTAGAGCAGAAAATCTCGCTAGAT CACTTTAAAAACAGACCCACACCCGAAATCATCGAGACCATGCGCAACACCGAGTCCGTTTATTGCCTCTGTCAGCTGTGGGGCATTTTATTGGAGCGCGAGGGTCCCAATTTCGAAGTGAATGGCCTGAGCGTGAATCAGGCGCTAACACAACTCTATCATCGTTCCGGTTCGTTGCGTTACTGGCGCGCTGTGCGTTATTGTTCCTCTCTTCTCCACCACATAGTCGATTCGATCAGTCCGTTCATCACCACGGTGTTGGTTAATGGCAAGGAGTTGACTGTAGGCGTCATCGGGCAAAAGGAGACGAATTTCGATAAACCGATGACACCGGCGGAGATACAGAATGTCATGTACACGACCGTACAACCCTACAATGTGATACAGGCAGTGTTGCAGCAAGAGGTGGTACTGTATTGTGGACGTTTGATCGCCACAAACCCTTCCATGTTTAGGGGTATATTGAAG atACGCGTCGGCTGGGTTTTGGAAGCTATGCGTCTCTACTTGCAGATGTCTGGGCAGGAATCGATTGATTTGGAAAACCTTTCTCCCTTCCAAGTGCGCATACTCTTGCAAAAGGTGCTGACTGTTTCCGAATGGGCTGCAGAGGAAAA ACTCACCACTTTACAACGCCGCCAATTGGAAGGCTGCCTCTGCCGCGTACCAAAACATTTCTACAACAAAATCTGGGAAATTTTGCAACGCACACAAGGTATTACCACACAGGGACATCTGTTGCCCTCCGCACCGACACTTGTGAATATGAGTCGTGGTGAGATCACTTTTTCATTGTTGGTGGAGGAGACTTTAATGTGTATAGACTGTCCGGAGAGGCGTCAAATCACTGTAGAACTCTTATGCATCATCGCCACAATCTTGAATCG CAATCCGGAGTTGCATTTCAAGCAAGCGCTTGATATCGATGACATAATCAGCGAGGCGTTCGGCATGTATTGCaag GACAACAACATCGAACGTCAGAATGACAACAACATGCGGCCCTTCTATGCACTCATTTATACCGAAACCACCGGCTATTTGGCGCGCGCCGCTGTCAACAAAGTGCTGCAAGGCGGCGCTTTATCCACACTAGATGAGTTCTCGAATGGCACGGACCAATTGCGTTATGAGACGTGTCATGTTtcttaa
- the LOC126754055 gene encoding probable phosphorylase b kinase regulatory subunit beta isoform X2, translated as MRELPKTLSITVTTPGSTVPSGAPSSAGRQASLEDIHLDQFLKTSNYEDTVKQLDIYYGIVKRQLLRYQSPITGLFPVMSTDHEVGSVRDSVYCAAAVWSLYQAYRRIDDDRGKSYELGQSTVKCMRGILECWVKQAGRVEVFKTRQSNQHALHSKFHLHTGEEIYADDAYNHLQIDLVSLYLIFLVQMITSGLQIIYTQDEVAFVQNLVYYVERAYRTPDFGMWERGSKYNNGTPEIHASSIGMAKSALEAINGCNLFGEKGASWSVVYVDIDAHNRNRSIFETMLPRESSSKGVDASLLLTLSFPAFASHEERLVEQTKHNVITRLRGKRGFKRFSRDGFLSKLEEKNKRYYHNGELKDFEGHECEWPLFYIEMIIDGVFKSNSEQIEEYQNELRNCLHTDVNGDPVVTMYYAPDGDGSYVRSPSQSLFLWGQSMFIIAQLLTAGLLHINELDPIRRYLPSYNRPRRGGRYSAFQGKATDDKHATPRVPLILDIKEGTATDLVVQIVLIAESQRLQAMMATYGIQTQTPHEVEPVQIWSSTELIKVYQHLGVNNKVGLTGRPGRPVGSLGTSKVYRICGMTVLCYPLIFEVSDFYLYRDMALLIDDIKTELQFVGKYWRLSGRPTVCLLIREEHMRDPQFKEMLNLLAMLKKGYCDGMKVRIGRLQNLISSSCIEHLDFMNQTNLPDNENAFVQINHEYIGYQSLTDVPKAQSYVEQKISLDHFKNRPTPEIIETMRNTESVYCLCQLWGILLEREGPNFEVNGLSVNQALTQLYHRSGSLRYWRAVRYCSSLLHHIVDSISPFITTVLVNGKELTVGVIGQKETNFDKPMTPAEIQNVMYTTVQPYNVIQAVLQQEVVLYCGRLIATNPSMFRGILKIRVGWVLEAMRLYLQMSGQESIDLENLSPFQVRILLQKVLTVSEWAAEEKLTTLQRRQLEGCLCRVPKHFYNKIWEILQRTQGITTQGHLLPSAPTLVNMSRGEITFSLLVEETLMCIDCPERRQITVELLCIIATILNRNPELHFKQALDIDDIISEAFGMYCKDNNIERQNDNNMRPFYALIYTETTGYLARAAVNKVLQGGALSTLDEFSNGTDQLRYETCHVS; from the exons ATGCGTGAACTACCAAAAAC ACTCAGCATTACGGTGACCACACCAGGTAGTACAGTGCCATCGGGAGCGCCATCCTCCGCTGGTAGGCAAGCTAGCCTTGAAGATATACATTTAGATCAGTTCCTCAAAACATCTAACTATGAAGATACAGTGAAACAATTAGACATATACTATGGCATCG TCAAACGACAATTACTGCGCTATCAAAGCCCCATAACAGGTCTATTTCCGGTTATGAGTACAGATCATGAAGTGGGCTCCGTACGTGATAGTGTTTACTGTGCAGCAGCTGTGTGGAGTTTATATCAAGCTTATCGTCGTATTGATGATGACCGCGGCAAATCCTACGAATTGGGTCAATCGACCGTAAAGTGCATGCGCGGAATTCTAGAGTGTTGGGTGAAACAGGCTGGTCGTGTGGAAGTTTTCAAAACGCGTCAATCCAATCAACATGCTTTGCATAGTAAATTTCATTTGCATACTGGTGAAGAAATTTACGCCGACGATGCCTACAATCATTTGCAAATCGATTTAGTGTCcctgtatttaatatttttagtgcaAATGATCACATCTGGTTTGCAAATCATTTACACGCAG GATGAAGTTGCTTTTGTGCAGAACTTGGTTTATTATGTTGAGCGTGCCTATCGCACACCCGATTTCGGCATGTGGGAGCGTGGTTCCAAGTACAATAATGGCACGCCAGAAATACATGCTTCATCTATTG GCATGGCTAAATCCGCTTTGGAAGCAATTAACGGTTGCAATCTGTTTGGTGAGAAGGGCGCCTCGTGGAGCGTCGTTTATGTAGACATTGATGCGCACAATCGCAATCGCAGTATTTTTGAGACAATGCTGCCGAGAGAATCCAGCTCTAag GGTGTGGACGCCTCATTGTTATTGACATTATCATTTCCCGCCTTTGCTTCGCACGAGGAACGCTTAGTAGAGCAAACGAAGCATAATGTCATTACGCGTTTGCGTGGCAAACGTGGCTTCAAACGCTTCAGTCGTGATGGTTTTCTTAGCAaacttgaagaaaaaaataaacg ctaCTATCACAACGGCGAACTGAAAGACTTCGAAGGTCACGAATGTGAATGGCCGCTGTTTTATATTGAAATGATCATTGATGGCGTCTTCAAGAGCAACTCGGAGCAAATTGAAGAATATCAAAATGAATTGCGCAATTGCTTGCACACCGATGTCAATGGTGATCCCGTGGTCACTATGTATTATGCGCCAGATGGTGACGGTTCCTACGTGCGCTCACCCTCGCAATCACTTTTCCTTTGGGGACAATCCATGTTTATCATTGCGCAACTACTAACCGCTGGTCTACTACACATCAATGAATTGGATCCAATCCGCCGTTACCTGCCGAGCTACAATCGCCCACGACGCGGTGGTCGTTACTCAGCATTTCAG GGAAAAGCCACCGATGACAAACATGCC ACACCGCGTGTACCATTAATACTGGATATCAAAGAG GGCACCGCCACGGATTTGGTCGTGCAGATTGTCTTGATTGCGGAATCGCAACGCTTGCAGGCAATGATGGCCACATATGGCATACAAACGCAAACACCGCACGAG GTTGAACCCGTGCAAATTTGGTCTTCCACCGAACTGATCAAAGTCTATCAACATTTAGGCGTAAATAATAAAGTTGGCCTAACCGGTCGCCCGGGCCGTCCTGTCGGCTCATTAGGCACGAGTAAAGTATATCGTATCTGCGGCATGACAGTACTTTGTTATCCACTCATTTTTGAAGTGTCCGATTTCTATTTGTATCGTGACATGGCGCTACTGATTGACGATATTAAAACCGAGTTGCAGTTCGTGGGCAAATACTGGCGTCTCTCTGGACGTCCGACAGTGTGTCTGCTGATACGCGAGGAGCATATGCGTGATCCGCAATTCAAAGAAATGCTCAACTTGCTGGCTATGTTGAAGAAGGGCTACTGTGATGGCATGAAGGTGCGCATTGGGCGTCTGCAGAACTTGATAAGCAGCTCATGCATTG aacATCTTGACTTTATGAACCAAACCAATTTGCCGGACAATGAAAACGCCTTTGTGCAGATTAATCATGAGTACATCGGCTATCAGTCGTTGACCGACGTGCCGAAAGCGCAGTCCTATGTAGAGCAGAAAATCTCGCTAGAT CACTTTAAAAACAGACCCACACCCGAAATCATCGAGACCATGCGCAACACCGAGTCCGTTTATTGCCTCTGTCAGCTGTGGGGCATTTTATTGGAGCGCGAGGGTCCCAATTTCGAAGTGAATGGCCTGAGCGTGAATCAGGCGCTAACACAACTCTATCATCGTTCCGGTTCGTTGCGTTACTGGCGCGCTGTGCGTTATTGTTCCTCTCTTCTCCACCACATAGTCGATTCGATCAGTCCGTTCATCACCACGGTGTTGGTTAATGGCAAGGAGTTGACTGTAGGCGTCATCGGGCAAAAGGAGACGAATTTCGATAAACCGATGACACCGGCGGAGATACAGAATGTCATGTACACGACCGTACAACCCTACAATGTGATACAGGCAGTGTTGCAGCAAGAGGTGGTACTGTATTGTGGACGTTTGATCGCCACAAACCCTTCCATGTTTAGGGGTATATTGAAG atACGCGTCGGCTGGGTTTTGGAAGCTATGCGTCTCTACTTGCAGATGTCTGGGCAGGAATCGATTGATTTGGAAAACCTTTCTCCCTTCCAAGTGCGCATACTCTTGCAAAAGGTGCTGACTGTTTCCGAATGGGCTGCAGAGGAAAA ACTCACCACTTTACAACGCCGCCAATTGGAAGGCTGCCTCTGCCGCGTACCAAAACATTTCTACAACAAAATCTGGGAAATTTTGCAACGCACACAAGGTATTACCACACAGGGACATCTGTTGCCCTCCGCACCGACACTTGTGAATATGAGTCGTGGTGAGATCACTTTTTCATTGTTGGTGGAGGAGACTTTAATGTGTATAGACTGTCCGGAGAGGCGTCAAATCACTGTAGAACTCTTATGCATCATCGCCACAATCTTGAATCG CAATCCGGAGTTGCATTTCAAGCAAGCGCTTGATATCGATGACATAATCAGCGAGGCGTTCGGCATGTATTGCaag GACAACAACATCGAACGTCAGAATGACAACAACATGCGGCCCTTCTATGCACTCATTTATACCGAAACCACCGGCTATTTGGCGCGCGCCGCTGTCAACAAAGTGCTGCAAGGCGGCGCTTTATCCACACTAGATGAGTTCTCGAATGGCACGGACCAATTGCGTTATGAGACGTGTCATGTTtcttaa
- the LOC126754055 gene encoding probable phosphorylase b kinase regulatory subunit beta isoform X4, whose product MRELPKTLSITVTTPGSTVPSGAPSSAGRQASLEDIHLDQFLKTSNYEDTVKQLDIYYGIVKRQLLRYQSPITGLFPVMSTDHEVGSVRDSVYCAAAVWSLYQAYRRIDDDRGKSYELGQSTVKCMRGILECWVKQAGRVEVFKTRQSNQHALHSKFHLHTGEEIYADDAYNHLQIDLVSLYLIFLVQMITSGLQIIYTQDEVAFVQNLVYYVERAYRTPDFGMWERGSKYNNGTPEIHASSIGMAKSALEAINGCNLFGEKGASWSVVYVDIDAHNRNRSIFETMLPRESSSKGVDASLLLTLSFPAFASHEERLVEQTKHNVITRLRGKRGFKRFSRDGFLSKLEEKNKRYYHNGELKDFEGHECEWPLFYIEMIIDGVFKSNSEQIEEYQNELRNCLHTDVNGDPVVTMYYAPDGDGSYVRSPSQSLFLWGQSMFIIAQLLTAGLLHINELDPIRRYLPSYNRPRRGGRYSAFQGTATDLVVQIVLIAESQRLQAMMATYGIQTQTPHEVEPVQIWSSTELIKVYQHLGVNNKVGLTGRPGRPVGSLGTSKVYRICGMTVLCYPLIFEVSDFYLYRDMALLIDDIKTELQFVGKYWRLSGRPTVCLLIREEHMRDPQFKEMLNLLAMLKKGYCDGMKVRIGRLQNLISSSCIEHLDFMNQTNLPDNENAFVQINHEYIGYQSLTDVPKAQSYVEQKISLDHFKNRPTPEIIETMRNTESVYCLCQLWGILLEREGPNFEVNGLSVNQALTQLYHRSGSLRYWRAVRYCSSLLHHIVDSISPFITTVLVNGKELTVGVIGQKETNFDKPMTPAEIQNVMYTTVQPYNVIQAVLQQEVVLYCGRLIATNPSMFRGILKIRVGWVLEAMRLYLQMSGQESIDLENLSPFQVRILLQKVLTVSEWAAEEKLTTLQRRQLEGCLCRVPKHFYNKIWEILQRTQGITTQGHLLPSAPTLVNMSRGEITFSLLVEETLMCIDCPERRQITVELLCIIATILNRNPELHFKQALDIDDIISEAFGMYCKDNNIERQNDNNMRPFYALIYTETTGYLARAAVNKVLQGGALSTLDEFSNGTDQLRYETCHVS is encoded by the exons ATGCGTGAACTACCAAAAAC ACTCAGCATTACGGTGACCACACCAGGTAGTACAGTGCCATCGGGAGCGCCATCCTCCGCTGGTAGGCAAGCTAGCCTTGAAGATATACATTTAGATCAGTTCCTCAAAACATCTAACTATGAAGATACAGTGAAACAATTAGACATATACTATGGCATCG TCAAACGACAATTACTGCGCTATCAAAGCCCCATAACAGGTCTATTTCCGGTTATGAGTACAGATCATGAAGTGGGCTCCGTACGTGATAGTGTTTACTGTGCAGCAGCTGTGTGGAGTTTATATCAAGCTTATCGTCGTATTGATGATGACCGCGGCAAATCCTACGAATTGGGTCAATCGACCGTAAAGTGCATGCGCGGAATTCTAGAGTGTTGGGTGAAACAGGCTGGTCGTGTGGAAGTTTTCAAAACGCGTCAATCCAATCAACATGCTTTGCATAGTAAATTTCATTTGCATACTGGTGAAGAAATTTACGCCGACGATGCCTACAATCATTTGCAAATCGATTTAGTGTCcctgtatttaatatttttagtgcaAATGATCACATCTGGTTTGCAAATCATTTACACGCAG GATGAAGTTGCTTTTGTGCAGAACTTGGTTTATTATGTTGAGCGTGCCTATCGCACACCCGATTTCGGCATGTGGGAGCGTGGTTCCAAGTACAATAATGGCACGCCAGAAATACATGCTTCATCTATTG GCATGGCTAAATCCGCTTTGGAAGCAATTAACGGTTGCAATCTGTTTGGTGAGAAGGGCGCCTCGTGGAGCGTCGTTTATGTAGACATTGATGCGCACAATCGCAATCGCAGTATTTTTGAGACAATGCTGCCGAGAGAATCCAGCTCTAag GGTGTGGACGCCTCATTGTTATTGACATTATCATTTCCCGCCTTTGCTTCGCACGAGGAACGCTTAGTAGAGCAAACGAAGCATAATGTCATTACGCGTTTGCGTGGCAAACGTGGCTTCAAACGCTTCAGTCGTGATGGTTTTCTTAGCAaacttgaagaaaaaaataaacg ctaCTATCACAACGGCGAACTGAAAGACTTCGAAGGTCACGAATGTGAATGGCCGCTGTTTTATATTGAAATGATCATTGATGGCGTCTTCAAGAGCAACTCGGAGCAAATTGAAGAATATCAAAATGAATTGCGCAATTGCTTGCACACCGATGTCAATGGTGATCCCGTGGTCACTATGTATTATGCGCCAGATGGTGACGGTTCCTACGTGCGCTCACCCTCGCAATCACTTTTCCTTTGGGGACAATCCATGTTTATCATTGCGCAACTACTAACCGCTGGTCTACTACACATCAATGAATTGGATCCAATCCGCCGTTACCTGCCGAGCTACAATCGCCCACGACGCGGTGGTCGTTACTCAGCATTTCAG GGCACCGCCACGGATTTGGTCGTGCAGATTGTCTTGATTGCGGAATCGCAACGCTTGCAGGCAATGATGGCCACATATGGCATACAAACGCAAACACCGCACGAG GTTGAACCCGTGCAAATTTGGTCTTCCACCGAACTGATCAAAGTCTATCAACATTTAGGCGTAAATAATAAAGTTGGCCTAACCGGTCGCCCGGGCCGTCCTGTCGGCTCATTAGGCACGAGTAAAGTATATCGTATCTGCGGCATGACAGTACTTTGTTATCCACTCATTTTTGAAGTGTCCGATTTCTATTTGTATCGTGACATGGCGCTACTGATTGACGATATTAAAACCGAGTTGCAGTTCGTGGGCAAATACTGGCGTCTCTCTGGACGTCCGACAGTGTGTCTGCTGATACGCGAGGAGCATATGCGTGATCCGCAATTCAAAGAAATGCTCAACTTGCTGGCTATGTTGAAGAAGGGCTACTGTGATGGCATGAAGGTGCGCATTGGGCGTCTGCAGAACTTGATAAGCAGCTCATGCATTG aacATCTTGACTTTATGAACCAAACCAATTTGCCGGACAATGAAAACGCCTTTGTGCAGATTAATCATGAGTACATCGGCTATCAGTCGTTGACCGACGTGCCGAAAGCGCAGTCCTATGTAGAGCAGAAAATCTCGCTAGAT CACTTTAAAAACAGACCCACACCCGAAATCATCGAGACCATGCGCAACACCGAGTCCGTTTATTGCCTCTGTCAGCTGTGGGGCATTTTATTGGAGCGCGAGGGTCCCAATTTCGAAGTGAATGGCCTGAGCGTGAATCAGGCGCTAACACAACTCTATCATCGTTCCGGTTCGTTGCGTTACTGGCGCGCTGTGCGTTATTGTTCCTCTCTTCTCCACCACATAGTCGATTCGATCAGTCCGTTCATCACCACGGTGTTGGTTAATGGCAAGGAGTTGACTGTAGGCGTCATCGGGCAAAAGGAGACGAATTTCGATAAACCGATGACACCGGCGGAGATACAGAATGTCATGTACACGACCGTACAACCCTACAATGTGATACAGGCAGTGTTGCAGCAAGAGGTGGTACTGTATTGTGGACGTTTGATCGCCACAAACCCTTCCATGTTTAGGGGTATATTGAAG atACGCGTCGGCTGGGTTTTGGAAGCTATGCGTCTCTACTTGCAGATGTCTGGGCAGGAATCGATTGATTTGGAAAACCTTTCTCCCTTCCAAGTGCGCATACTCTTGCAAAAGGTGCTGACTGTTTCCGAATGGGCTGCAGAGGAAAA ACTCACCACTTTACAACGCCGCCAATTGGAAGGCTGCCTCTGCCGCGTACCAAAACATTTCTACAACAAAATCTGGGAAATTTTGCAACGCACACAAGGTATTACCACACAGGGACATCTGTTGCCCTCCGCACCGACACTTGTGAATATGAGTCGTGGTGAGATCACTTTTTCATTGTTGGTGGAGGAGACTTTAATGTGTATAGACTGTCCGGAGAGGCGTCAAATCACTGTAGAACTCTTATGCATCATCGCCACAATCTTGAATCG CAATCCGGAGTTGCATTTCAAGCAAGCGCTTGATATCGATGACATAATCAGCGAGGCGTTCGGCATGTATTGCaag GACAACAACATCGAACGTCAGAATGACAACAACATGCGGCCCTTCTATGCACTCATTTATACCGAAACCACCGGCTATTTGGCGCGCGCCGCTGTCAACAAAGTGCTGCAAGGCGGCGCTTTATCCACACTAGATGAGTTCTCGAATGGCACGGACCAATTGCGTTATGAGACGTGTCATGTTtcttaa